In Salmo trutta chromosome 37, fSalTru1.1, whole genome shotgun sequence, the following proteins share a genomic window:
- the LOC115176407 gene encoding zymogen granule membrane protein 16, with translation MFSILVVTVFLASCLAMPIKDPYSYSSAVGQGGGTPFASYGEGRITAVRVWETNNNYYYYYYYNSNSNAYISGFQLRYGSTWSPVFGGEGGEKQEMELFNDEAIVEVSGKYNPADYICYLVLTTNMGRTLSAGLPNQVSFNFYPANMGNELRLLSGRFNGAGITSIGAHWGLVYMEGAGNSTLETALETVTPII, from the exons ATGTTCTCAATCCTGGTTGTCACAGTGTTCTTGGCTAGCTGCTTGGCAATGC CCATCAAAGACCCGTACTCGTATTCCTCTGCGGTGGGTCAGGGAGGTGGGACCCCATTTGCTTCCTACGGTGAGGGACGCATCACAGCAGTCAGAGTGTGGGAGaccaacaacaactactactactactactactacaacagcaacagcaacgcCTACATCAGCGG GTTCCAGCTGAGATACGGCTCCACCTGGTCTCCTGTGTTCGGTGGTGAAGGGGGTGAAAAGCAGGAGATGGAGCTGTTTAATGATGAGGCCATCGTCGAGGTGTCTGGGAAGTACAACCCAGCAGACTACATCTGCTACCTGGTGTTAACCACCAACATGGGGCGCACTCTGTCAGCCGGCCTGCCCAACCAAGTCTCCTTCAACTTCTACCCAGCCAACATGGGCAATGAGCTGAGGCTGCTCAGCGGTCGCTTCAACGGTGCCGGGATCACCTCCATCGGAGCCCACTGGGGGTTGGTGTACATGGAAGGGGCTGGAAACAGTACTCTGGAAACAGCACTGGAAACAGTAACTCCTAttatttga